In Geopsychrobacter electrodiphilus DSM 16401, a single window of DNA contains:
- a CDS encoding rhomboid family intramembrane serine protease, translating to MFLPIGDSPRASSTPWMTWLLIGLNVTVYLGVTLPAGWRPPALDDPLLAEYLRMLGVHGPVPISAIQNQITVYDLLVFRYGFRPASFNLISLFCSLFLHAGLFHLAGNMLFLYIFGDNVEHRLGPLKYLCAYLFFGVAATLFFGLFVPHSNVPLIGASGAISGVMGCYFLWFPRNRVKVFVFLFPLIMTSLMIPARWVLGFYLLVENLVPFLVSSSGGGVAHGAHIGGFLAGLGLVFVVERLHLRFRFQKTPVWDQNSCSPQTIPWAVAAGELEAASRCYLGLMQPEERKVVPPETALALGDYLLSRGEDRAALKIFRRFIAERQNSPGLDRAYLGAGKILLQQTRYVTSAYHYLLSAIELASTPDIASEARAGIQRIEGLQRRGGRPLAP from the coding sequence ATGTTTCTACCCATAGGGGATTCACCTCGTGCCAGTTCCACCCCCTGGATGACCTGGTTACTCATCGGGCTGAATGTGACGGTTTATCTTGGCGTAACTCTCCCTGCAGGTTGGCGGCCGCCCGCGCTGGATGACCCATTGCTGGCCGAATATCTGCGCATGCTCGGGGTTCATGGCCCGGTCCCGATCAGCGCCATTCAAAATCAGATAACCGTCTATGATCTGCTGGTCTTTCGTTACGGGTTTAGACCGGCGTCCTTCAATCTGATCAGCCTCTTCTGTTCATTATTTCTGCACGCAGGTCTGTTTCATCTGGCCGGTAATATGCTCTTTCTCTACATCTTCGGCGATAACGTTGAACATCGCCTCGGACCGCTAAAATATCTCTGTGCTTATCTCTTTTTCGGGGTTGCCGCCACGTTGTTCTTCGGTCTCTTTGTCCCCCATTCCAACGTGCCGCTCATCGGAGCCTCCGGAGCCATCTCAGGGGTGATGGGCTGTTATTTTCTGTGGTTTCCACGTAACCGGGTGAAGGTCTTTGTTTTTCTTTTCCCGCTGATCATGACCTCGTTGATGATCCCGGCGCGCTGGGTGCTCGGATTTTATCTGCTGGTTGAGAACCTGGTCCCCTTTCTCGTCTCCAGTTCTGGCGGTGGGGTTGCGCATGGAGCCCATATTGGCGGATTTCTGGCCGGTCTGGGCCTGGTTTTTGTTGTCGAGCGTCTTCATTTACGCTTCCGTTTTCAAAAGACACCTGTCTGGGACCAGAATTCCTGCTCTCCTCAGACCATTCCATGGGCGGTGGCCGCTGGCGAGTTGGAAGCCGCGAGTCGTTGCTACCTGGGACTGATGCAACCAGAGGAACGCAAGGTGGTTCCTCCTGAAACAGCTTTGGCTTTGGGGGACTATCTGCTGTCCAGGGGGGAGGATAGAGCTGCGCTGAAGATCTTTCGGCGATTTATTGCCGAAAGACAGAATAGTCCTGGGCTCGATCGGGCTTATCTCGGGGCCGGCAAAATTCTCTTGCAACAGACGCGCTATGTAACCAGTGCTTACCACTATCTGCTCTCGGCCATAGAGCTGGCGTCAACGCCAGATATCGCCAGTGAAGCTCGTGCCGGAATTCAGCGCATCGAAGGGCTACAACGTCGGGGAGGCCGACCGCTGGCACCCTGA
- a CDS encoding trimeric intracellular cation channel family protein, producing the protein MTLLYLLDMIGTAAFAASGAWAGVRREMDLLGVLILGMVTAIGGGTLRDMLLGDTPPFCLKDENYLWLSLIVSLLVFFGHRHLERLKHPLLYFDAVGLGTFVVIGTGKALQFNLGPFGAVLMGIMTATAGGVIRDVLSNRVPLILQREIYASACLIGAGLMVSLSYTALPQSLIFILAASSVILLRLLAINNNWALPKAQLP; encoded by the coding sequence ATGACCCTGCTTTATCTGCTCGACATGATAGGCACCGCAGCCTTCGCCGCATCCGGCGCCTGGGCCGGTGTGCGCCGCGAAATGGATCTGCTCGGCGTACTGATTCTGGGCATGGTTACCGCCATCGGCGGGGGGACCCTGCGTGACATGCTGCTGGGCGACACCCCACCCTTCTGCCTCAAGGACGAAAACTACCTCTGGCTTTCGCTGATTGTCTCGCTGCTGGTTTTTTTCGGGCATCGCCACCTTGAACGACTCAAGCACCCCCTGCTCTACTTCGACGCCGTCGGCCTCGGCACCTTCGTCGTCATCGGGACGGGAAAGGCGCTGCAGTTCAACCTTGGCCCTTTCGGCGCCGTGCTGATGGGGATCATGACCGCGACCGCCGGCGGCGTGATCCGCGATGTGCTCTCCAATCGAGTCCCGCTGATCCTGCAGCGCGAGATTTACGCCTCGGCCTGCCTGATCGGCGCCGGCCTGATGGTCTCGCTCTCATATACGGCCTTACCGCAGAGTCTGATTTTTATTTTGGCCGCCTCCTCCGTCATCCTCCTGCGCCTGCTGGCGATCAATAACAACTGGGCCTTACCCAAAGCTCAATTACCCTGA
- a CDS encoding fumarylacetoacetate hydrolase family protein, whose translation MHNIKLKGSDKAYIVGKIVCLGRNYLEHIRELNNEVPDQPVIFCKPGSSILKNHGQVVIPAYSNDCHHELELAVLIGKNGKHIPETEAMSYVCGYGVALDLTLRDVQARQKEKGLPWEIAKGFDTSCPLSDFVPAAQVGNPDNLEICLKVNGVIRQQGNSNMMMRSVAQIISEISTFFTLEEGDIILTGTPSGVGPIQSGDILDGEIEQVGSLRVSVA comes from the coding sequence ATGCACAACATCAAACTGAAAGGCTCGGACAAGGCCTACATCGTCGGCAAGATTGTCTGTCTCGGGCGCAACTACCTTGAGCATATTCGCGAGTTGAACAACGAAGTCCCGGATCAACCGGTGATCTTCTGCAAACCGGGAAGCAGCATACTTAAGAACCATGGTCAGGTGGTCATTCCCGCCTATTCAAACGACTGCCACCACGAACTGGAGTTGGCCGTTCTGATCGGAAAAAACGGCAAGCATATCCCTGAGACCGAAGCCATGTCCTACGTTTGTGGTTATGGGGTTGCTCTGGACCTGACCCTGCGAGATGTGCAGGCCAGACAAAAAGAAAAAGGGCTCCCCTGGGAAATTGCTAAAGGCTTTGATACCTCCTGCCCGCTTTCTGACTTTGTCCCGGCCGCCCAGGTCGGAAATCCGGATAACCTTGAGATCTGTCTCAAGGTTAATGGCGTCATCCGCCAACAGGGGAACAGCAATATGATGATGCGTTCGGTCGCCCAGATTATCAGTGAAATTTCCACGTTCTTCACCCTCGAAGAGGGGGATATCATTCTGACGGGGACACCATCCGGGGTTGGACCGATCCAGAGTGGCGACATCCTCGACGGTGAAATTGAGCAGGTCGGCAGTCTGCGTGTGTCGGTCGCATGA
- a CDS encoding Rossmann-like and DUF2520 domain-containing protein — translation MKPALVLIGPGRVGCALAHLLYRAGYPLAAVIGRDQEEVEEAVRFIGCDTQLATTDLQAAAKGTILLLTLPDDQLAEFSAHLSDEVELYAGTTLVHCSGLHPATILFRQRDGIGLLSIHPLLPFADREMAVANLKDCPCALEGDQDRQALGLELITAFGGQAFLVPTEAKALYHAAASIASNFMVGLTACARDLLISCGLDSQQALQLITPLHRATSSNILALGPEKALTGPIVRGDVSTVESHLEALRNDFPETAELYRCLARTTLQLAQNSGRLPAARAAEMTRMLKP, via the coding sequence ATGAAACCAGCGCTCGTTCTGATCGGCCCCGGTCGCGTCGGCTGCGCGCTGGCCCATCTGCTGTATAGGGCAGGTTACCCCCTGGCGGCAGTTATCGGCCGCGATCAGGAGGAGGTCGAAGAGGCGGTCCGTTTTATCGGCTGCGACACACAGCTCGCCACCACCGACTTGCAAGCGGCGGCTAAGGGGACAATTCTGCTGCTGACCCTACCCGATGATCAGCTGGCCGAATTTTCAGCCCATCTGAGCGACGAGGTCGAATTGTACGCAGGCACCACGCTGGTTCATTGCAGTGGTCTTCATCCCGCCACGATCCTGTTTCGCCAGCGGGACGGAATCGGGCTCCTCTCCATTCATCCCCTGCTACCGTTTGCCGACCGCGAGATGGCGGTTGCCAACCTCAAAGATTGTCCCTGCGCACTCGAAGGGGACCAGGATCGTCAAGCCCTGGGTCTCGAGCTGATTACGGCCTTTGGCGGACAGGCATTTCTGGTGCCGACCGAAGCCAAAGCGCTCTATCATGCCGCGGCCAGTATCGCCTCAAATTTCATGGTCGGACTGACGGCCTGTGCCCGCGATCTGCTGATCTCCTGCGGTTTGGATTCACAACAGGCGTTACAGCTGATCACTCCCCTCCACCGCGCCACCAGCTCTAATATTCTCGCGCTTGGCCCGGAAAAGGCTTTAACTGGACCAATTGTACGCGGTGATGTCAGTACGGTGGAGAGCCACCTCGAAGCACTACGGAACGACTTTCCCGAAACAGCTGAACTTTACCGCTGTCTGGCCAGGACCACGCTTCAGCTGGCACAAAATTCCGGCCGTCTGCCGGCAGCTCGGGCAGCAGAGATGACGCGGATGCTGAAACCCTGA
- a CDS encoding HU family DNA-binding protein, with translation MQTLTEGKMTKAELINAIVEKSGLSKAEATKALAATLESITDALKAGDKVALIGFGTFSVSARTARTGKNPQTGAALVIPASNSPKFKPGLQLKGAVN, from the coding sequence ATTCAAACTCTAACGGAGGGAAAAATGACAAAAGCAGAACTTATCAACGCAATCGTAGAAAAGTCTGGACTGAGCAAAGCGGAGGCGACTAAAGCCCTGGCCGCAACCCTTGAATCGATTACTGACGCTCTTAAGGCTGGAGATAAAGTCGCTTTAATCGGGTTTGGTACTTTCAGTGTGTCAGCGCGGACTGCGCGGACCGGGAAAAACCCTCAAACGGGAGCAGCCCTTGTTATCCCCGCATCTAACTCGCCAAAATTCAAACCCGGGTTACAGCTCAAAGGTGCCGTGAACTAG
- a CDS encoding pirin family protein, with amino-acid sequence MTTRKIKRVMTSIPTLEGAGVHLNRAFGNKDVNLFDPFLLLDDFRSDTPAYYEKGFPWHPHRGMETITYVLKGVVAHGDSLNNRGEIGCGDVQWMTAGSGIIHQEMPQGDKDGKMEGFQLWANLPAASKMIHPRYRDIKAAQIPILTLDNGTEIKVICGQIGEVSGPVSDVMIEPEYLDVWVPANTTFIYQTPKNHTVFAYVHAGEGRFDEDSGALLGNKSLILFDQGDQVCIQAGDVYLRFLLISGRPLGEPVAWGGPIVMNTQEELQHAFNEFHNGTFIKHG; translated from the coding sequence ATGACCACCAGAAAAATCAAGCGTGTGATGACCAGTATTCCCACCCTGGAAGGAGCCGGAGTACATCTGAACCGGGCCTTTGGCAATAAGGATGTGAACTTGTTCGACCCTTTTCTGCTGCTCGATGATTTCCGATCCGACACTCCTGCATACTACGAGAAAGGCTTCCCCTGGCACCCCCATCGCGGCATGGAGACCATCACCTATGTTCTCAAGGGGGTAGTGGCGCATGGTGACAGCCTCAACAATCGGGGGGAGATCGGCTGCGGCGATGTGCAATGGATGACGGCCGGCAGCGGTATCATTCATCAGGAGATGCCGCAGGGAGACAAAGATGGCAAAATGGAGGGGTTCCAGCTGTGGGCCAACCTGCCGGCAGCCAGCAAAATGATTCATCCGCGCTACCGTGACATCAAAGCTGCACAGATCCCGATCCTTACACTGGACAATGGCACTGAAATAAAGGTCATCTGTGGACAGATCGGAGAGGTATCCGGACCGGTGAGCGATGTGATGATTGAACCCGAATACCTTGATGTGTGGGTCCCGGCGAACACGACCTTTATCTACCAGACTCCGAAAAATCACACCGTATTCGCTTACGTTCACGCCGGGGAGGGACGCTTCGACGAAGACTCCGGTGCCTTGCTCGGTAATAAATCACTCATCTTGTTTGATCAGGGCGACCAGGTGTGTATCCAGGCAGGGGATGTTTATTTGCGGTTTCTGTTGATCTCAGGGCGACCACTGGGTGAACCTGTCGCCTGGGGCGGACCGATCGTGATGAACACTCAGGAAGAGTTGCAACATGCCTTTAACGAATTTCACAACGGCACCTTTATAAAACATGGCTAA
- a CDS encoding putative quinol monooxygenase, producing the protein MATQDRCCSVVPYFKIMSGKRAEFKSLCEKFVEKTSTEPKCLYYGFSFDGDQAHCREGYKDAEAVLTHLKSVDVLLKESLTIADLIRLEVHGPEEELAKLRKPLAEMKPQFFVLEYGFRRE; encoded by the coding sequence ATGGCAACCCAAGACAGATGCTGTTCGGTCGTCCCCTATTTCAAAATCATGAGCGGGAAGCGTGCGGAATTTAAATCGCTGTGCGAAAAATTCGTAGAAAAGACCAGCACCGAGCCGAAGTGCCTCTATTATGGTTTCAGTTTTGACGGTGACCAGGCGCATTGTCGAGAAGGATACAAAGATGCCGAAGCTGTGCTGACGCATCTCAAAAGCGTAGATGTTTTGCTTAAGGAATCTCTAACGATAGCTGATCTGATCCGCCTCGAAGTTCATGGCCCGGAAGAAGAACTTGCCAAACTCCGTAAGCCACTGGCCGAAATGAAGCCACAGTTCTTTGTCCTGGAATATGGTTTTCGACGCGAATAA